The DNA region GGCATCGAATCCAATCGACTCAAATCAACTAACCCAAAAGTCTTTCTAGGACGTTGTGTTTGAAACTCTAACAAATGACTGAACTGACTTTGTGGGGATAATTAGATTGCAACTCAACCGGCCGTGTTGCAAGCATATTTGGGGGTTTCTATTGGCAAGAGAAAAAACTACACAAACTTATCTATGGGCGCACTGATAAGAGTCGTCGAATCGTGAGAGTAACGCATACTTAAACACAAACAACTTATCTATATGCGTATGTAGTATGTGATTCTTGTGTTCCTTTTCACCTTTTTGGATGGATAAGCGTCATTGACAGGTGATAAgacaactaaactaaactactATCATTCCTGGCAGAGCCGTGGCCTAAAAAGGGTAACTGTAACTAGATCACAAATAAAATCACTATTCAAATTTCGGATTTATTCAAGACTGCAGTAAACTTTGAAAACCTTCCGACTCATAGAGTATGAAACATCAGACTGAAAACTAAAAGCCGGGCATAAAAACCACAGTAAATAATCTACATAAAACAGCGAATCAGTATAACTCACGAAGTGATAAATTCAGTTAtcaatataatatttatatacaaataacGAAGAGGTGACTCAAGCAACAAGCAATTTCGCAACTGACTACGCCCATGATTTTATATAGATGTATACATATAACTTCTCtcttatttgtttaaatatatgtatgtacataggttCTATCTAATTATTGTTAATAAGAATTTACAAGAAACTAGAAAATGCTTAGGTAAGGTAAACGTATTATTGGGGGAGAAAATGATACAATCAATCATTTTCACGAGGCGGTCGTACTATGGAATGTCTTTTGATGGCTTCCACCAGCCATTTGATCCCCTCATCGACACCTTCACCATTAAGTGCAGATACGGGTATTGTAAGGCAATCGCGTTGTCCAATCAATGCACCCGCTTGTTGAAATACTGGCTTGATCTCACGAACTCCCATCACATCAGGTAGATCTTGTTTATTGGCCAATATGAGCAGCGGCACGCCAGACAGCAGGTCATTCTTAATCATCTTATCTGTGGGTAGAGTACATCAATTGATTCGTGAATGAAAGGAAGCTATAATTTAGATCTAAAATTACCAAATATTATTTTCGACTCGTCCATGCGCTCTCGATCGTTTGAGTCTATCACATAGATAACACCATGAGATTCCTGGTAATATTTATCCCACAATGATTGCAACTCTTGTTGTCCGCCCAAATCCCAGAAATTCAGGCGAACGCCAAGCACATCGATTGTACCAATGTTGAGGCCAACTGTGGTTGTTATTTTGGTCGGATTTAAACCCTTGTAATTCTTGGTGAATTTCGTTTTAGCCGCCTCCAGATAAGTCTAAagaatttgattgaaattgcAATTAATAAAAAGCCACTGCAGACGTGGCCAAGTGACCAATAAATAGGTGATTCTCCTTAAAGTCATTTCTTACCGTTTTGCCAGCATTATCCAGGCCCAAGATTACCACACAGTATTCATCTTTTTgtgttaa from Drosophila willistoni isolate 14030-0811.24 chromosome XL unlocalized genomic scaffold, UCI_dwil_1.1 Seg141, whole genome shotgun sequence includes:
- the LOC6648487 gene encoding ADP-ribosylation factor-related protein 1 translates to MYTLLHGFYKYLTQKDEYCVVILGLDNAGKTTYLEAAKTKFTKNYKGLNPTKITTTVGLNIGTIDVLGVRLNFWDLGGQQELQSLWDKYYQESHGVIYVIDSNDRERMDESKIIFDKMIKNDLLSGVPLLILANKQDLPDVMGVREIKPVFQQAGALIGQRDCLTIPVSALNGEGVDEGIKWLVEAIKRHSIVRPPREND